AATTGCGGGTCCACAAGACCTTTTTCGATCTTACTTAGGTTGCCTTTGGACATGCCGTTTTCATAAGCTAGGTGTTCCAGGGTAATCCCCTTCTCCTTCCTTAGCTTATGTATCCTCATGCCCAGTTTTTCGGTTAATTGGCTCATAATGGAGTTGATTTTACAATATTTTAGGTTTATAGTAGTTTCTTATAAGAAACTTTTGGAGGTTAAATATGCAAATCTTAAAATCTACAATTCCTTATGTCATTGAATTTTCACCGGATGACATCAATTATTTACATTTGGCCTGTCATTATTATAAAGATTTACTGAAAAATAATAAGGACATGAAAAAAATCAAACGACGGGATAGACTTAAGCATCTAAACCAAATGATAACGCTCATTGATTTGATGATGTGAGGATTATCAAAAAAATATTTTTATATTTGTTCTATTTACTCTGCATTGCTAATAGCTCCGCCTTTTTTCCCTCCATCGGGGCTGAAATATGTATTCGTGATTTTTCTTTTTTACGCTTCTGGCCTCCCTGGTTTAATTTCGAGAGGTTTTCAGATATAAATCTATCAATATTCTCTTTAGCTTCCACATGAAAGCGAGCCACTCCGTTTTTAATATCCACATCTTTACCAGCCATGTGTATCAATTGATCAAGATACATTTTTACTTTAAATGCATGATATTTAATCAAATCAACAATTTTTACCGAAGGCTGGCGAAAACCAATTTCCAAGTGAAGCCCAAGGACGCTTGCATAATTCAATAGATCACCAACAGCGATATCTTTGTCATAAGAGGATTCGATTTTGGATATTTTCCCCTGGGAACAACCAACTTTTTTCGCCAGTTTGGTCTGCGTGAGTTGGTGTTTGCAACGCAACATGAGCAGGAATTTGGAAATCATCCGGTTTTCGATTTCATACGCTACGCTTTTCTTGAATTCCTCATCCGTTGAAAGCCCTTCCATCATTTTCATAACATTTTCATATTTTTTCGC
The bacterium genome window above contains:
- a CDS encoding helix-turn-helix transcriptional regulator, producing the protein MRIHKLRKEKGITLEHLAYENGMSKGNLSKIEKGLVDPQFTTLAKIAHGLGIKLKDLMNL
- a CDS encoding helix-turn-helix domain-containing protein; the encoded protein is MKMMEGLSTDEEFKKSVAYEIENRMISKFLLMLRCKHQLTQTKLAKKVGCSQGKISKIESSYDKDIAVGDLLNYASVLGLHLEIGFRQPSVKIVDLIKYHAFKVKMYLDQLIHMAGKDVDIKNGVARFHVEAKENIDRFISENLSKLNQGGQKRKKEKSRIHISAPMEGKKAELLAMQSK